The region CAGCTAAAAAGAAGTAATCTTAAAACAATAATACAAAGCCGTTAACAGATCGTTGTTAACGGCTTTTTTATGAACAAAACCAGTCATAGCCTGTTCAGTTGCGGTGTTTTTTTGTATGTTTGTTACATCAAGCAAATTATCAATTATTATATTTCAAATTAAAATATGGATTTTGAAGACTTTATCATTTCACCAAGAAATTTCAAAACAGAAAGCTGGCAGATAGGAAGTCGGATTACAAAAGTTATCAGGGAAGACAGTATTGTGCTGTTATTTGTTTCTGATTACAGAGGAGCGGGCGGGGACGCAGAAGTGCAGGATTTCACGGCAGTAAGAAAGGAATTTTATAAACTTTCGCAGATGGACTTCGAAATTCCTGTTGTAGATCTTGGCGATCTGGTATCGGGGAAATCTGTTCAGGATACCCATTATATCCTGCAGGAAGTACTGTCGGCATGCCATTATAAAAGAGCAATTCCTGTGATCATCGGAGGTTCCAATGATTTTGCTTTTTCATTATTTTCTGCACTGAATTTTCACAACAAAAGCATCAATTATACCCAGATCAGTAATATCATTTCTCTTCAACAGGGAGAAACGATCAATGAATATACCTTTTTAAGCAAGATTTTCGGAGCCAAGAATTTCTCCATTAGAAATTATCATCATCTGGGTTATCAGAAACACCTCAATGAGATGGATTCCGTAAGATTGATCAAAGAAGTGGAGTTTGATATTATCCGTCTTGCAGAAATGATGAATTCTACTGAAAAAACAGAGCCTTTCTTCAGAAAAGCAGATCTGGTGACGCTAAATTGCGATGCTGTTGAGAGCTTCAGTGAACCTTTTTCTATGAATCCGCAGGTCAATGGTTTAAACAGAAGAGAAATCTGTGCTTATATGAAAGAGATCGGCCTCAGTGAAAACCTGAAATCCGTAGGGATCTTTAATTATAATATTTATTCGGAAAATCAGCTGAACCATCAGCTTTTAGCACAGATGCTCTGGTATCTGATCGAAGGAATCAATATCCAGCATACCCATCCGAAAGAAAGACATTATGAATTGTTTTATGTCCTGATTGATGACAGGCAATACGCATTCAAGCGTGATACTTTCAGCAATCTGTGGTATTTTGGTGATGACGAAAATATAGAGAACTGTATTCCGTGTTCCAGAAAAGACTTTGATGAAGCTAAAAAAGGCTGGCTGAATGCACGACTGACGAAAATTTAATGTATGACACAAGTTCCCTCAAAAGTTTCCATCATTGTTCCCGTTTATAATGTCGAAAATTATCTGACAAAATGCCTCGATTCTCTCATTGGGCAGAGTCTGCAGGATATTGAAATCATTGTGGTGAATGATGGAAGTAAAGATAAATCTGAAGAAATTATTCAACAATATGCTCAGCAGTATCCTGAGAAAATAAAAGCCTTCAATAAAGAGAACGGGGGCTTAAGTGATGCCCGTAATTTCGGAATTGACAAGGCAACGGGAGATTATATAGGTTTTGTGGATAGTGACGATTATGTGACGGAGACGATGTTTGAAGAAATGCATCTTCTGGCTGAAAAACATCAGGCTAAAATGGTCATCTGCAACATCCGGAAAGTAGATGAAAACGGAAAGGTTACCCAAAAACTGACCCAGTTACCCAATATGCCGGAGCGTATTATCCTTGAAAATAATTTTTCGGTTTTTGCCGATGTCAGTTATTTTGCCTGTAATAAACTGTTTAAAAAAGAGCTTTTTGATCAGAAAAGATTCAAGAAAGGCGTTCATTTTGAAGATATACAGCTGATTCCTCAGCTATTGCTGGAGTGTGATGCCATTGCACAGACCCAGAACTACCATTATCAGTACCTGGAGCGTTCAGATTCCATTACCCGGACTCACACAGAGAAAGGGCTTGATATGCTGAAGGCGGTAATGGATGTAGAACAGGCTTTTGGCGAATCAAAATATTCCCACAAAAAAGAAGAACTGAAAAATTTTCAGATATTTGAAGGGGTCTATTCTTTCCTGGCATATCTGGCGTTTGTGAAAAAAGAGGACTTATTTTACAAAATGTCAGATGAGCTGTCTGCTTTCATGAGAGAAAGACAAATAAAAATTCAAGATATATTGAACTATAGTCGTTTTGGTAAAAATTATCTTTTATCTTTGCCATTGAAAAAAAAGATTTTTTATCTGTTATTTTTTGCCGGACAGAAAAAACTGATAAGAAAATTAATATAAACACAAATGTAAGTACTATTGTTTCGATCAATAGAAAATGGATGCCGGAGCTTATTTTTATAAGACAGCATTTTAATTTTCATGGGAGATACAAGTGCTGGATAAGAAAAGAATGAAAAATTTTGAATTGTTCTTAAGCGGGTCGGGGATACCTATTTTCTATGTGAAGGTAGGATTGAGTTTCGTGTTCTCCTTTTTAATTACTTTTTTCTCTATTCCTACTATCGTAAAGATTTCCAGAAGAAAAAATCTTATGGATGAGCCGGGAATAAGAAGTTCTCACCTTAGAAAAATTCCCAATCTGGGAGGTATTGCCATATTTTATTCCATCGGGATCTGTGCATCTATCTTTGCGTACGAGCTTTTTGATCTCTATAAGTTTCTGTTTGCTTCGTTTATTATCCTGCTGTATGTAGGAGTAATGGATGATATTGTTGTGATGAGGGCTTATAAGAAGCTGGTTGCACAAATTGTGGTGTCTTCATTGGTGGTGATCGGTTCAGATATCAGGATCAGAAGCTTATTCGGGATATTCGGGGTGTATGAGCTGGGGTATTTTGTAAGTGTCCTTTTCAGCATCATTACTTTTATTATCCTGATCAATGCTTTCAATCTTATTGACGGTATAGATGGGCTGGCCGGAGGATATTCGGTGATCTGCAGTGCCTTGTTCGGGATAAGTTATTACAGGTTGGGGGAGTACAATTATCCTTTGGTAGTGCTGTCTGTGATTATTATAGGAACTGTACTGGCATTTTTGTATTACAATCTTTCAAATTACAGGACCAATAAAATATTTATGGGAGACACCGGCTCTATGCTGCTGGGTTTCTTGCTGGCCTTTACTTCTATTTGTTTTATTGATATTTTTATTGATAAAAAACTGATTGACGTGCCGAGATACCATCTGCAGTCTGCACCTGTGGTAGCAGTTGCCATTCTTATTCTTCCGATTGTAGATACCCTGAACGTGATTATGGTGAGGCTTTATAATAAAAAATCACCATTTGATGCGGATAAGAACCATATTCACCATAAACTTCTGAAATTAGATCTTACGCACAGGAGATCTACCTTTTACATCATTCTCTATTATCTGATGATCGTAGCAGTTGCTTATTATTTCAGACACATTAATGTAAACTTGCTTCTTTTAATTGTTGTAGCACTGGGTTTTTTCGGGGCCTATCTCCCGGATTTGCTATATCGGTTAAGAAATAACAAAAATTAACAATTAAATATTACTTTTGTAAACAATATTCAAATATGATGAAGAACTTTAAGTATTTATTTTTAATATTACCTTTTTTAGTGACCTCATGCATCACAACAAAAGATGTGAGGTATCTGCAGCCAAGCGAAAGTCTTGTCATCAACGAAGAAGGTCTTGTTCCCTACAACATTCCTGTGTACAGGATTACAAAAAATGATATTCTCAACCTGAATATTGTAACAACTCCCAAAGGAGATGCTGCACAGTTCTACTCTTCTTACAACACTTCCGGAGGATTAAACGCCGGAATTGGAATAAGTTCTGCTTTATCTGGAGGCGGAGGAGTAGGAGGCGGAGCAAACGGCGGTGGAGCCGGATCCCGGGGCGGAAATATGAACTTCTACTTTAACGGCCTGAAAGTTGACTCCAACGGTGATATCAATATTTTTGGAATAGGATATGTAAAAGCAGAAGGAAGAACCCTTGATGATATTACAAAAGAAATCCAGCAGAAAGTCAACGAAAACTTCCAGGAAGGAAAATCCGAAGTCAGACTGAATACTGACGGAATTACATATTATATTCTCGGAGATGTAGAAACAACAGGACTTTCCGGAGAAAAAGTAGCACACAAAAATACCCTTACCATTACTGAAGCTTTGGCAATCAATGGAGGACTGAACAGGACCATTGATAAAAAAGAAGTGGTGATTCACAGAAAACTTCCGGAAGGAATTAAAATTGCCAAAATAGATCTTACCCGTGAGGATCTTATGAATTCTCCTTATTATTACGTACAGAATGGTGATGAAATCTATCTGAATACAAGAGCGAAAAGCTTGAACGGATTTGGAAAAGATCCTATTCAGACTTTAACTACAGGTGTTTCGGTAATTACTACTGCGTTGTCGATTTATTTACTTCTAAAAAATCTTTAATCCTATGATTCCAGGAAAAGATACACAAGTAGGAAAAAACGAAGCCCTGAAAGAAAAGTATGGGTCGTTTGCATTGTTTGATATAGAACACTTTTTAAGAAGAATCCTTAAAAACTGGTATTGGTTTGCTTTTATGCTGCTTATTGGGTATGCCATTTCTTGGGTGTACAGTAAATATTATGCGCAGAACATATATGCTTCCAACCTGTCTTTAAGTATTTCCAATAATACTTCAAGTTATTTCACCCCGAACCAGTCTATTAACTTTATCTGGGGCCAGGGAGGAAATCAGGATGGAGTTTATCTGAAGAAAATGCTTCTTTCCAGATCACATAATGAATTTTTGGTGAAAGAATTAGGGCTTTTTGTCAATTACTCTACTAAAGGAGTAATTAAATCTACCTATCTGGATAAGAATGATTCCCCTATTTTTCTTGAAATTGACAAGAAACATCTTCAGCAGATCAATTATCCTATCACGCTGATACCAAAAGGTAATGGCGCCTATGAAGTGATTTTGCCGGAGGAAGGCCAATCTACCAATCTGTATAGCTATGAGAGCGAAGGCTTTCAGAATATTAATGCTTACGCAAGACCTGCGAATAAGATTATTAAAATAAATGAATGGTATACCTCCCCTAATCTGAGATTTAAGTTGGTTCAGAACCCTGTACTTCCGAATATTAAACTTGATAACATTATTGTAAGTTTAAGCTCGGTTAATCAGGGAGTTAATGATATTGTATCTACCGTAGGTGTGGATTTTGATAAGGAGATTTCCACGATCATGATCATTACTAAAAAAGGGTACAATCTTAACAGTACTGTAAACTTTTTGAATAAATCTGTCAATGAATTACAGAAAAAAAGACTTGAAGACAAAAACATTGTCAATAAAAATACAGAAACTTATCTGCAGGGTAACCTGGATAATATTCGTAAAAAATTAGATTCAAGTGCTGCGGTTCTGAATTATCTGAAAACAACGGAAAAGCTTTATAACATTAAAGACAGAGACGAAAAATCTCTGGAAAAAATAAAAGAGCTTGAAGGGAAAAAAGCGGATATCCTAAGCAAGATCAATTCCCTGGATAACATCAGA is a window of Chryseobacterium arthrosphaerae DNA encoding:
- a CDS encoding formimidoylglutamase, with the protein product MDFEDFIISPRNFKTESWQIGSRITKVIREDSIVLLFVSDYRGAGGDAEVQDFTAVRKEFYKLSQMDFEIPVVDLGDLVSGKSVQDTHYILQEVLSACHYKRAIPVIIGGSNDFAFSLFSALNFHNKSINYTQISNIISLQQGETINEYTFLSKIFGAKNFSIRNYHHLGYQKHLNEMDSVRLIKEVEFDIIRLAEMMNSTEKTEPFFRKADLVTLNCDAVESFSEPFSMNPQVNGLNRREICAYMKEIGLSENLKSVGIFNYNIYSENQLNHQLLAQMLWYLIEGINIQHTHPKERHYELFYVLIDDRQYAFKRDTFSNLWYFGDDENIENCIPCSRKDFDEAKKGWLNARLTKI
- a CDS encoding glycosyltransferase family 4 protein codes for the protein MKNFELFLSGSGIPIFYVKVGLSFVFSFLITFFSIPTIVKISRRKNLMDEPGIRSSHLRKIPNLGGIAIFYSIGICASIFAYELFDLYKFLFASFIILLYVGVMDDIVVMRAYKKLVAQIVVSSLVVIGSDIRIRSLFGIFGVYELGYFVSVLFSIITFIILINAFNLIDGIDGLAGGYSVICSALFGISYYRLGEYNYPLVVLSVIIIGTVLAFLYYNLSNYRTNKIFMGDTGSMLLGFLLAFTSICFIDIFIDKKLIDVPRYHLQSAPVVAVAILILPIVDTLNVIMVRLYNKKSPFDADKNHIHHKLLKLDLTHRRSTFYIILYYLMIVAVAYYFRHINVNLLLLIVVALGFFGAYLPDLLYRLRNNKN
- a CDS encoding polysaccharide biosynthesis/export family protein — its product is MMKNFKYLFLILPFLVTSCITTKDVRYLQPSESLVINEEGLVPYNIPVYRITKNDILNLNIVTTPKGDAAQFYSSYNTSGGLNAGIGISSALSGGGGVGGGANGGGAGSRGGNMNFYFNGLKVDSNGDINIFGIGYVKAEGRTLDDITKEIQQKVNENFQEGKSEVRLNTDGITYYILGDVETTGLSGEKVAHKNTLTITEALAINGGLNRTIDKKEVVIHRKLPEGIKIAKIDLTREDLMNSPYYYVQNGDEIYLNTRAKSLNGFGKDPIQTLTTGVSVITTALSIYLLLKNL
- a CDS encoding glycosyltransferase family 2 protein, producing the protein MTQVPSKVSIIVPVYNVENYLTKCLDSLIGQSLQDIEIIVVNDGSKDKSEEIIQQYAQQYPEKIKAFNKENGGLSDARNFGIDKATGDYIGFVDSDDYVTETMFEEMHLLAEKHQAKMVICNIRKVDENGKVTQKLTQLPNMPERIILENNFSVFADVSYFACNKLFKKELFDQKRFKKGVHFEDIQLIPQLLLECDAIAQTQNYHYQYLERSDSITRTHTEKGLDMLKAVMDVEQAFGESKYSHKKEELKNFQIFEGVYSFLAYLAFVKKEDLFYKMSDELSAFMRERQIKIQDILNYSRFGKNYLLSLPLKKKIFYLLFFAGQKKLIRKLI